In Porites lutea chromosome 1, jaPorLute2.1, whole genome shotgun sequence, a single genomic region encodes these proteins:
- the LOC140941544 gene encoding DNA fragmentation factor subunit alpha-like — protein MEEIRRRPFKVCNSDRTRTIGMVLQSLEELKDRAGNKFGLTPTTCRVFLEKDGTEIDNEEYFSFLDDQTKLMVVNDGEEWMAGSQSPSFSQGSIAASLERNESMEFDRTDAGETDSISPDLLTRIKTDPAFFISFSDDNLQDVINFDPEQFATALDKSLAEAKHKQEACQQELDRRTQFKEATQLLKLLDRAQQNQGAENEIPVGAKRQRTTPE, from the exons ATGGAAGAAATAAGACGGCGACCGTTCAAAGTTTGTAACTCAGATCGGACAAGAACCATAGGGATGGTTTTACAAAGCCTTGAAGAACTGAAAGACAGGGCGGGGAACAAGTTTGGTTTAACACCAACAACCTGCCGTGTGTTTCTTGAGAAAGATGGAACTGAAATAGACAATGAGGAATATTTTAGTTTTCTTGACGATCAAACAAAGCTGATGGTTGTCAATGATGGAGAGGAGTGGATGGCTGGATCACAGA GCCCAAGTTTCAGTCAAGGAAGTATTGCTGCAAGCTTGGAAAGAAATGAGAGTATGGAGTTTGATCGCACAGATGCTGGAGAAACAGACAGTATCTCACCTGATCTTCTGACAAGAATTAAAACTGACCcggctttttttatttcattttcggATGACAACCTTCAAGACGTGATTAACTTTGACCCTGAGCAATTTGCAACAGCATTAGATAAGAGTCTTGCTGAAGCCAAGCACAAACAAGAAGCTTGCCAGCAAGAATTGGATAGACGGACACAGTTTAAGGAGGCTACACAGTTGTTGAAACTGTTAGACAGGGCACAGCAAAATCAAGGAGCTGAAAATGAGATACCAGTGGGTGCCAAACGACAGAGGACTACACCAGAGTAA
- the LOC140941550 gene encoding uncharacterized protein isoform X1, protein MAAFRGQLWARLGQISHRSLRISQPVRNVTSNTTEKERGLLRRIITDWKTPSLVFLSGVAGCLFYERFIEEPDETGMREPLITRLMVEYIMPDPETQKQIRDEHMRIVRQRCDEYLERKRKPRLGMQPFDLEEIGKDIQRAPEFGPDGY, encoded by the exons atggccgccttTCGAGGTCAGTTGTGGGCTCGACTGGGACAAATATCTCACCGTTCCT TGAGAATCAGTCAGCCAGTAAGGAACGTAACTAGTAACACAACTGAAAAGGAACGTGGTTTACTGAGAAGAATAATCACTGACTGGAAAACGCCT TCTTTAGTGTTCCTAAGTGGAGTAGCTGGTTGTTTGTTTTATGAAAGGTTCATAG AAGAACCAGATGAGACTGGTATGAGAGAG CCTTTAATAACAAGACTCATGGTAGAGTACATTATGCCAGATCCAGAGACTCAAAAACAGATAAGAGATGAACACATGCGCATTGTTCGACAACGATGTGATGAGTA TTtggaaagaaaacgaaaaccaaGGTTGGGCATGCAGCCATTTGATCTTGAGGAGATTGGAAAAGACATCCAAAGAGCCCCGGAATTTGGTCCTGATGGATACTGA
- the LOC140941550 gene encoding uncharacterized protein isoform X2: MAAFRGQLWARLGQISHRSLRISQPVRNVTSNTTEKERGLLRRIITDWKTPPLITRLMVEYIMPDPETQKQIRDEHMRIVRQRCDEYLERKRKPRLGMQPFDLEEIGKDIQRAPEFGPDGY; this comes from the exons atggccgccttTCGAGGTCAGTTGTGGGCTCGACTGGGACAAATATCTCACCGTTCCT TGAGAATCAGTCAGCCAGTAAGGAACGTAACTAGTAACACAACTGAAAAGGAACGTGGTTTACTGAGAAGAATAATCACTGACTGGAAAACGCCT CCTTTAATAACAAGACTCATGGTAGAGTACATTATGCCAGATCCAGAGACTCAAAAACAGATAAGAGATGAACACATGCGCATTGTTCGACAACGATGTGATGAGTA TTtggaaagaaaacgaaaaccaaGGTTGGGCATGCAGCCATTTGATCTTGAGGAGATTGGAAAAGACATCCAAAGAGCCCCGGAATTTGGTCCTGATGGATACTGA